Proteins encoded within one genomic window of Haematobia irritans isolate KBUSLIRL chromosome 5, ASM5000362v1, whole genome shotgun sequence:
- the LOC142238327 gene encoding uncharacterized protein LOC142238327, which yields MDTNTIAPADERNIEIKARVGSDEEFNKRLEIAKKLTNSNGEVIIQRDVFFNSQSGRLKLRYLKPPARSQLVYYDRPDVAGPKLSKFNKIEVDEPEVLEKILTHSNGAKGIVAKTRYLFMYERTRIHLDKVENLGNFMEFEVCLLPEQTIEEGQAVADKLMKEFGIKEADLMTGAYFDEMK from the coding sequence ATGGATACAAACACAATTGCTCCAGCGGACGAACGTAACATTGAAATAAAAGCACGCGTTGGTTCTGATGAAGAATTTAACAAACGTTTGGAAATAGCCAAAAAACTAACAAATTCCAATGGAGAAGTTATAATTCAACGAGATGTTTTCTTCAACTCCCAAAGTGGTCGCTTGAAGCTAAGGTATCTAAAACCACCAGCCCGATCACAATTAGTCTACTATGATCGACCCGATGTGGCTGGaccaaaattgtccaaatttaataaaattgaagtagatgAACCCGAAGTTTTGGAAAAGATACTGACGCATAGTAATGGCGCCAAAGGTATTGTGGCTAAAACTCGTTATTTGTTTATGTATGAGCGGACGAGAATTCATTTGGATAAAGTTGAAAACTTGggtaattttatggaatttgaaGTGTGTCTTTTGCCCGAACAGACCATCGAGGAAGGTCAAGCTGTGGCCGACAAATTGATGAAGGAGTTTGGAATTAAAGAGGCTGATTTAATGACGGGAgcttattttgatgaaatgaaATAG